In Fusarium falciforme chromosome 9, complete sequence, the following are encoded in one genomic region:
- a CDS encoding Protein YOP1 has translation MSTQDKAQQYLGQLDRELSKYPALNNLEKTSGVPKAYAAIGVGALYFFLIIFNLGGQLLTNFAGFVIPGYYSLAALFTANKEDDTQWLTYWVVFSFFTVLESFVQVVHWFPFYYVFKFIFLLWLSLPAFRGAELLFRSFLAPTLGRYFQSASTASGLRAKADGLDKTE, from the exons ATGTCTACTCAAGACAAGGCTCAACAGTACCTCGGTCAGCTCGACCGCGAG CTCTCCAAGTACCCCGCCCTTAACAACCTCGAGAAGACGTCGGGCGTCCCCAAGGCCTACGCCGCCATCGGCGTTGGCGCTCTCTACTTtttcctcatcatcttcaacctGGGCGGCCAGCTTTTGACCAACTTTGCTGGTTTCGTCATTCCCGGCTACTACTCACTGGCCGCTCTCTTCACTGCCAACAAGGAGGACGACACTCAGTGGCTGACT TATTGGGTCGTTTTCTCCTTTTTCACCGTGCTCGAGAGCTTCGTCCAGGTTGTCCACTGGTTCCCCTTCTACTACGTCTTCAagttcatcttcctcctctggctcTCTCTCCCTGCTTTCCG GGGCGCTGAGCTTCTTTTCCGATCTTTCCTGGCCCCTACCCTCGGCCGATACTTCCAGTCTGCCTCTACTGCCTCTGGCCTTCGCGCCAAGGCCGACGGTCTGGACAAGACCGAATAA
- a CDS encoding Stress-associated endoplasmic reticulum protein — MAQTPEQRRRNAKFAKENEAKMGKSETQIKQRVKETPKSPISLFWVVLLGFIIFGGLVFEAISRFFG; from the exons ATG GCGCAAACCCCCGAGCAGCGACGTCGCAACGCCAAGTTCGCAAAGGAGAACGAGGCTAAGATGGGCAAGTCCGAGACCCAGATCAAGCAGCGCGTCAAGGAGACTCCCAAGTCTcccatctccctcttctGGGTTG tcctcctcggcttcatcatcttcgGCGGTCTCGTCTTCGAGGCCATCTCCCGATTCTTCGGTTAA
- a CDS encoding BZIP domain-containing protein, whose amino-acid sequence MSSPRYSASDLQPPEIRIHSASPEVPQVQQSQYQYLYEEELEASEELEQHRRARSLPSETPREGHRRHRKKRSSNTAHLETPAVDPRNNKMAGSSKHSSGSSRKGSSSSSSSKKSKSSPKDDLDWTDVTDPEERRRIQNRIAQRKFREKARENKEKAERDSRNQEYAGNSYRIPNPGDFSTDPEPSGLPWGSVNIAHFVARGQEVESRRSSGRGTYSGDDGFATATYGASPSYGGAQWAQHTSYGGSSGGDEMYYDDSYLYDPNLQQ is encoded by the exons ATGTCATCGCCGAGATACTCTGCCTCCGACTTGCAACCCCCAGAGATCAGAATACATAGCGCTTCTCCAGAAGTCCCACAGGTACAGCAAAGCCAGTACCAGTACCTGTACGAGGAGGAACTGGAAGCTTCTGAAGAACTTGAACAACATCGTCGAGCCAGGTCTCTGCCTTCTGAGACTCCCCGTGAGGGACATCGAAGGCACAGGAAGAAGAGATCTTCCAACACGGCGCACCTCGAGACCCCCGCGGTAGATCCCAGAAACAACAAGATGGCTGGAAGCTCAAAGCACAGCTCCGGCAGTTCCCGAAAGGgcagctcttcttcttcttcgtcaaaGAAGTCAAAGTCAAGCCCCAAGGACGATCTTGACTGGACCGACGTGACAGATCCTGAAGAGAGACGGAGAATCCAGAACCGCATTGCCCAACGCAAGTTCC GAGAAAAGGCCCGAGAaaacaaggagaaggcggaACGAGACTCGCGTAACCAAGAGTACGCGGGCAACAGCTACCGTATCCCAAACCCCGGCGACTTCAGCACAGATCCAGAGCCCTCAGGTCTCCCCTGGGGAAGCGTCAATATTGCGCACTTTGTAGCGCGAGGCCAGGAGGTCGAGAGCCGGCGAAGCAGCGGGCGAGGAACATACAGCGGAGATGACGGCTTCGCGACAGCGACATACGGGGCCTCACCGTCCTACGGAGGAGCTCAATGGGCGCAACATACAAGCTACGGCGGAAGCAGCGGAGGAGACGAGATGTATTACGACGATTCCTATCTGTACGACCCAAATCTGCAGCAATGA
- a CDS encoding Small acidic protein, whose translation MSESTNPGPEMHPDRLKARRAPAPKRKLDKKQIKAEKRMKKRTARAEKRAAKAATEELEGPKPKVPPLAKGQIKVRKMKLRMEKLEREGHQKLAKAKKLAAQVQAIINAQNANQSESKSEDKDEDMLSVSGSEASEATSDSSADSDGGVDVSKQPTEVPPEVPADEVVMKHRRLSNAASERSHVSHVETPAKTEPKKEKKSKKSKKAKGVEAEEEAVETDSEAEEPAVSEKKSKKAEKKRKRDSEVAETADETSTKKEKKKGKGKKEKEASSADAPAEQWHVDEIEGGSARQAKFLRLLGGKKGGAGAGAGAPVTSHASKGQSDSTKAEAEIQKQFEAGMKMKNEGGSKRRGLGA comes from the exons ATGTCGGAGTCCACGAACCCCGGTCCTGAGATGCACCCTGACCGGCTGAAAGCAAGGAGAG CTCCGGCTCCTAAGcgcaagctcgacaagaagcAGATCAAGGCGGAGAAGCGCATGAAGAAGCGCACCGCCAGGGCGGAGAAGCGCGCGGCCAAGGCAGCTacggaggagctcgagggccCGAAGCCCAAGGTGCCACCCTTGGCCAAGGGACAGATCAAGGTGCGCAAGATGAAGCTGCGTATGGAAAAGCTTGAGAGGGAGGGCCACCAGAAGCTGGCCAAGGCGAAGAAGTTGGCCGCTCAGGtccaggccatcatcaaTGCTCAG AATGCCAACCAGTCCGAGTCAAAGTCCGAAGACAAGGATGAGGATATGCTTTCCGTCTCCGGATCCGAGGCTTCAGAGGCCACTTCTGACAGCTCTGCCGATAGCGATGGCGGCGTTGACGTGTCTAAGCAACCCACTGAAGTGCCCCCGGAGGTCCCTGCCGACGAGGTCGTTATGAAGCACCGCCGATTGAGCAACGCCGCCTCCGAACGAAGCCACGTTTCCCACGTCGAGACCCCCGCTAAGACAgagcccaagaaggagaaaaagTCAAAGAAgtcgaagaaggccaagggggttgaggcggaggaagaggctgtcGAGACCGAttctgaggctgaggagcctGCTGTTTCCGAgaagaagtccaagaaggccgagaagaagcgcaagcggGACAGCGAGGTCGCCGAGACCGCTGACGAAACCtccaccaagaaggagaagaagaagggtaaaggcaagaaggaaaaggaggcTTCTTCAGCTGACGCCCCGGCTGAGCAGTGGCACGTCGACGAGATTGAGGGTGGTTCTGCTCGACAGGCCAAGTTCCTCCGACTTTTGGGAGGTAAGAAGGGTggtgctggcgctggcgctggcgcaCCTGTGACCTCGCATGCTTCCAAGGGTCAATCCGATTcgaccaaggccgaggctgagatCCAGAAGCAATTCGAAGCGggcatgaagatgaagaacgaGGGCGGCAGCAAGCGCCGTGGCCTCGGTGCATAG
- a CDS encoding F-box domain-containing protein — MYRSKTGAANRGSILSTLKATEMLDSRASLPAEILATILDYLPVADQMRCARASHRLREMVYDDTRWVSRLKSMGCWDEIEARKRFEEAVRRRREAAKAASQANAPSAQPVGTTLFDASLEEAKNRTMSDIRDGFETMSVGQTSKNPAEDPAAYLDVFKKVRSIRGGARHEYGKIYGALAPFYYDLARAKSHADPIVFQAFRDPERQAQMLSNLQRFSKSDWAPGSHERTEKVSSMIGIFESAVLREFEQGYEFWDVDGRMRRYAHVLHTLDGATGGVDLFIQKHPIFNDRELLVVNSMDCLNQAPEDDITLEPSRLFFEMLLAKVNEQASVMERIFPEPAHVFWTFVDKVREDIIMEYSTPLFDEAHERSIKAYLKAVSGVFEQTMLFFQSLTPPKGSTRDIKEAAKDLSLRVFEPHLDLYLQAELDFFTNHAETEVASWEKKLSEQDSTIESFYMSNINRSADKKDFLSSFKKVVMMPVTVLPSFPIGSPFATSKPSAAAASSASKEANGSGSLTPQPSRPETPSVGLDGHKSPLPAQAPTDELAAKAAIMASKLEGIKSLFSIEIALNLVHAAKTSLGRAAVFIRLGGQAGGEAREQCASIFVVLLRILGQKHVKTGFDMAVDHLSHYNPREVSDHNKAGVAPLVTFIELVNVGDLISQMIDVFYEQQLAAPKIADRNDFLDPAGLAKKKFEQMLDESVAAGLNKGIDVLMDEVEYLQATTQLPTDYNPVDPSAPSSSSPFGASAFGSGFGSSTPVEKPAAPTAEPDIGPTSTAKRIVDLVSSHTTMLVGTTDKSMLDVFNGEVGLRLFTAICKHLKRQRVSTAGAITLIADMNLYFEYIRTLRNADLLAYFGALRELSQIFLIDPRHAREMATVIADGDRFGGVFRAEEVYEYAQRRADWYQVRKSVERAMYGLECLLM; from the exons ATGTATAGATCAAAGACGGGTGCTGCCAATCGCGGCAGCATCCTGAGCACCCTCAAGGCGACCGAGATGCTCGACTCGAGAGCCAGTCTCCCAGCGG AGATCCTGGCAACCATCCTCGATTACCTTCCTGTTGCCGACCAGATGCGCTGTGCCCGCGCCTCCCACCGCCTACGAGAAATGGTCTACGACGACACGCGATGGGTCTCGCGACTAAAGAGCATGGGATGCTGGGACGAGATAGAGGCTCGGAAGCGCTTTGAGGAGGCCGTACGGCGGAGGCGCGAGGCTGCCAAAGCTGCGAGCCAGGCCAATGCGCCTTCTGCCCAACCTGTGGGAACTACACTATTCGATGCGTCCCTAGAGGAAGCCAAGAACCGCACCATGTCTGATATTCGGGATGGCTTCGAGACCATGTCTGTGGGGCAAACCTCCAAGAACCCCGCCGAGGATCCAGCAGCATATCTTGACGTCTTCAAGAAGGTACGGAGTATTCGAGGCGGCGCGAGACACGAGTACGGCAAGATCTACGGCGCCCTGGCACCCTTTTACTACGACCTGGCACGAGCAAAGAGTCACGCAGATCCTATTGTGTTTCAGGCGTTTCGCGATCCTGAGCGACAAGCGCAGATGCTCTCCAACCTGCAGCGCTTCTCCAAAAGCGACTGGGCGCCTGGATCTCATGAACGGACGGAGAAGGTTTCCTCCATGATTGGAATCTTTGAGAGCGCCGTGTTGCGAGAGTTTGAGCAAGGGTACGAGTTCTGGGATGTTGATGGACGTATGCGACGATATGCACATGTCCTTCACACGCTTGACGGCGCAACAGGGGGTGTTGACCTCTTCATCCAGAAACATCCCATCTTTAATGATCGGGAACTGCTGGTGGTGAATTCGATGGACTGCCTTAACCAGGCGCCTGAGGATGACATCACACTTGAGCCTTCGAGGCTGTTTTTCGAGATGCTCCTTGCCAAGGTCAACGAGCAAGCTTCGGTCATGGAGCGCATCTTTCCTGAACCAGCACACGTATTCTGGACTTTTGTGGATAAGGTGAGGGAGGATATTATCATGGAGTACTCGACACCTTTATTCGATGAAGCCCATGAGCGAAGCATCAAGGCATATCTCAAGGCAGTATCCGGCGTCTTTGAGCAGACAATGCTCTTCTTCCAATCCCTCACACCGCCAAAGGGATCTACACGGGACATTAAAGAGGCGGCAAAGGACCTCTCATTACGAGTATTCGAACCGCATCTTGACCTCTACCTCCAGGCCGAGCTGGACTTTTTCACAAACCACGCCGAGACGGAGGTGGCGAGTTGGGAGAAGAAGTTGTCGGAGCAGGACTCGACGATAGAGTCGTTCTACATGTCCAACATCAACCGATCggcggacaagaaggactttCTTAGCTCCTTCAAGAAGGTCGTCATGATGCCTGTTACGGTATTACCCAGCTTCCCCATTGGTTCTCCCTTTGCAACGAGCAAGCCGTCAGCGGCTGCAGCTTCATCCGCGTCCAAAGAGGCCAATGGCTCTGGAAGTCTTACTCCTCAGCCTTCACGGCCAGAGACGCCTAGTGTAGGTCTTGATGGACACAAGAGTCCACTGCCCGCGCAGGCACCGACAGATGAGCTTGCGGCAAAGGCTGCTATCATGGCATCTAAGCTGGAGGGCATCAAGTCGCTCTTTAGCATTGAGATTGCGCTGAACCTGGTGCATGCTGCAAAGACTAGTCTGGGGCGTGCTGCTGTTTTTATCCGTCTGGGCGGACAAGCTGGCGGCGAGGCGCGAGAGCAGTGTGCAAGCATCTTTGTGGTACTGTTGCGTATCCTCGGACAAAAGCACGTCAAGACTGGCTTCGACATGGCCGTCGATCACCTCTCACATTATAACCCCCGAGAAGTCAGCGACCACAACAAGGCGGGCGTGGCGCCGCTCGTCACATTCATCGAGCTCGTCAACGTGGGCGACCTCATCTCGCAGATGATTGACGTCTTTTACGAGCAGCAGCTCGCCGCGCCAAAGATTGCTGACCGTAACGACTTTTTGGACCCAGCGGgtctggccaagaagaagtttgAGCAGATGCTCGACGAGAGTGTTGCGGCTGGTCTGAATAAGGGTATTGATGTCTTGATGGATGAGGTTGAGTATCTTCAGGCCACGACGCAGCTACCTACGGATTACAACCCGGTTGATCCCTCggctccatcctcctcctctccctttgGTGCCTCCGCCTTCGGGTCTGGCTTCGGGTCTAGCACCCCCGTCGAAAAGCCTGCCGCCCCGACCGCTGAGCCGGACATTGGCCCGACTTCGACAGCGAAGCGCATCGTCgacctcgtctcgtctcacACAACCATGCTCGTGGGCACGACGGACAAGTCGATGCTGGACGTGTTCAATGGCGAGGTCGGACTGCGCCTCTTCACCGCCATCTGCAAGCACCTCAAGCGCCAGCGCGTCAGCACCGCTGGTGCTATCACACTTATCGCCGACATGAATTTGTATTTCGAGTACATACGCACCCTGCGCAATGCCGATCTTTTGGCCTACTTTGGCGCCCTGCGTGAGCTCAGCCAGATCTTTCTCATTGATCCGCGCCACGCTCGAGAGATGGCTACTGTCATTGCCGATGGTGACCGCTTTGGTGGCGTGTTTCGAGCTGAGGAGGTGTATGAGTATGCCCAGAGGAGAGCTGACTGGTATCAAGTGAGGAAGAGCGTAGAGAGAGCTATGTATGGATTGGAGTGTTTACTTATGTGA
- a CDS encoding Aspartokinase: protein MGSHTYNNHSDLGWVVQKFGGTSVGKFPDKIARDIVRASLSQNRVIVVCSARSTGKKAEGTTSRLLAVYGKLRGVGAAMCVDEDQQNELVEQARGLMLDICNDHVFAAEAFIKDNVLRETLIQKIRDECQELVEYIVAAKRFNLEINSRAKDRVISFGEKLSCRFMASLLQDVGVESEYVDLCDSFHYDATERLDDDFYRVASEAFVRKIVACEGRVPVVTGFFGNVPGSLIDGDIGRGYTDLCAALCAVGIKAEELQVWKEVDGIFSADPSKVPTARLLSSITPSEAAELTFYGSEVIHHLTMDQVIRAQPPIPIRIKNVKNPRGNGTIVIPDPILSAGNQLTRGSPKLESDHRKPKRPTAVTIKDHISVINVHSNKRSISHGFFARVFSILDKHSISVDLISTSEVHVSMAIHAGSHQVEAFASATEELAECGEVSVLTDMAILSLVGAEMKNMVGIAGRMFSTLGEHNVNLEMISQGASEINISCVINAWDATRAMNVLHTHLFTFLE, encoded by the exons ATGGGCAGCCACACATACAATAACCACTCGGACCTGGGCTGGGTCGTCCAGAAGTTTGGCGGTACCAGCGTGGGCAAGTTTCCAGACAAG ATTGCTAGAGATATTGTCAG AGCCAGCCTGTCTCAGAACAGAGTCATTGTCGTTTGCTCAGCGCGGAGCACTGGTAAGAAGGCCGAAGGAACCACCAGCCG TCTACTCGCCGTCTATGGAAAACTACGCGGCGTCGGTGCCGCCATGTGCGTCGACGAGGACCAGCAGAACGAGCTGGTCGAGCAGGCGCGCGGTCTGATGCTCGACATCTGCAACGACCACGTTTTCGCAGCTGAGGCCTTCATCAAAGACAATGTCCTGCGCGAGACGCTGATCCAGAAGATCAGGGATGAGTGCCAGGAGCTGGTCGAGTACATCGTGGCGGCCAAGCGCTTCAACCTCGAGATCAACTCGCGGGCTAAGGACCGCGTCATCAGCTTTGGCGAGAAGCTGAGCTGTCGGTTCATGGCGTCGCTGCTGCAGGATGTG GGCGTTGAATCGGAATATGTCGACCTCTGCGACTCATTCCACTATGATGCCACAGAACGTCTCGACGATGACTTCTACCGAGTCGCCTCGGAGGCATTTGTCCGCAAGATTGTGGCGTGCGAGGGCCGGGTCCCCGTGGTTACGGGATTCTTCGGCAACGTGCCCGGCAGCCTGATCGACGGCGACATCGGCCGCGGCTACACGGACCTGTGCGCCGCCCTCTGCGCCGTgggcatcaaggccgaggagctgcAGGTCTGGAAGGAGGTTGACGGCATCTTCTCTGCCGACCCCTCCAAGGTTCCCACCGCTCGGCTGCTGTCGTCCATCACGCCCTCCGAGGCGGCGGAGCTGACCTTTTACGGCTCCGAGGTCATTCATCATCTTACTATGGACCAGGTCATTCGCGCTCAACCCCCGATCCCCATCCGTATCAAGAACGTCAAGAATCCGCGTGGCAACGGCACCATTGTCATCCCTGATCCTATCCTGTCGGCCGGTAACCAACTCACAAGAGGCTCTCCCAAGCTAGAGAGTGACCACCGGAAACCCAAGCGACCTACTGCCGTCACTATCAAGGATCACATCAGCGTCATCAACGTCCATTCCAACAAGCGCTCCATCTCCCACGGCTTCTTTGCTCGTGTGTTTTCCATCCTCGACAAGCACTCCATCTCGGTGGATCTCATCTCCACCAGTGAGGTGCACGTCAGTATGGCCATCCACGCAGGTAGTCATCAGGTTGAGGCTTTTGCCAGCGCCACAGAGGAGCTTGCCGAGTGCGGTGAGGTCAGTGTTCTTACAGATATGGCCATTCTGAGCTTGGTTGGTGCCGAGATGAAGAACATGGTTGGTATTGCTGGCCGCATGTTTTCGACTCTCGGTGAGCACAATGTCAACCTCGAGATGATTTCACAGG GCGCTAGCGAGATCAACATTTCCTGCGTGATAAATGCCTGGGATGCCACCCGGGCCATGAACGTTTTGCATACACATCTCTTTACCTTTCTTGAGTAG
- a CDS encoding RFX-type winged-helix domain-containing protein → MEQIDNQAARARKRPLSRASTTSINSVPNQSTTLDQSGFANASDMYPGQWMSSEHAHAQAHAHAHSHSKDMGVSQLSPEDMILQAASHMQGTGQDFSMDTSMSAPMGHPMSYQQKHPMQRHPLPAEYTQNASFTEGSQMMDRDENGEAGARAAAGAAKPASTRSSANNELEMRQLFSAHRHRTLQEVAGELHGNERGPNSERTRQVFAMLWINSVCAKGKGSVPRGRVYANYASRCATERITVLNPASFGKLVRVLFPGLKTRRLGVRGESKYHYVNFTLIDDEPVAREPSVQPTRPQPEATSMTQSFNTVPAPSHTNLSQGALPSPHIGTEPKSSSSHPDLRSHSIYNQPDLASLDHLHTTTTKTQLELAFPPEVEEAFDMSEPLPLPQIESYLPHGTDPDAAKSLSALYRSHCTSLVECIRYCREKNFFHLYTSFQGTLTMPVQKLFGNPALAPWIEECDFVLYQRMMRIVSGLTLQVVPKPVLDTLRTISERLVMHIRDSFQGQPQHVVRAKEAPAAIFAGLLDRALRTNLTAHAAANMLSNPANRDQMYLDWITMIRPRKLAECVPTRGMDDVVNVLLTEMRDLLDPVKVPWEMECLTIYGDISSRSNRETDGEGASAQSGQNVLDRWVDFLRSLPRKFPYASHADIVSCVERIGTAVMRDLTLSQGKSFGSWWVTKAFLDEMMCFMVAQGGFMKQKMSQTTGGPTPTPPPATQETAGSRQNSRYNGSAEELGVNTASQNQGERAPFPPAKTNQNSMGMSGNDGLDDSGIGIRTPEEDFPMDKFSFTGSENPDHGLLTGTELDPGAGL, encoded by the exons ATGGAGCAGA TCGACAACCAAGCTGCCCGTGCGAGGAAGCGTCCGCTCTCCCGCGCCTCTACCACCTCCATCAACAGTGTCCCCAACCAGTCTACCACTCTCGATCAGTCCGGCTTTGCCAACGCCTCGGATATGTACCCTGGGCAATGGATGTCGAGCGAGCATGCCCACGCGCAGGCCCACGCGCATGCCCATAGCCACTCGAAGGATATGGGGGTTTCGCAACTGTCCCCAGAGGACATGATCCTACAAGCCGCGAGCCACATGCAGGGTACCGGTCAGGATTTTTCCATGGACACCTCTATGAGTGCTCCCATGGGACATCCCATGTCATACCAGCAGAAGCACCCCATGCAACGGCACCCTCTTCCCGCCGAATATACACAGAATGCCAGCTTCACTGAAGGGAGTCAGATGATGGACCGAGACGAAAATGGCGAGGCAGGTGCTAGAGCCGCTGCCGGTGCCGCCAAACCTGCGTCTACTAGATCTAGCGCCAATAACGAGCTCGAGATGCGGCAGCTCTTCAGTGCCCACAGGCACCGCACCCTTCAAGAAGTAGCGGGAGAGCTCCATGGCAACGAGCGAGGTCCCAATTCGGAACGTACACGCCAAGTATTTGCCATGCTCTG GATTAACTCGGTCTgcgccaagggcaagggctcAGTGCCCCGTGGCAGAGTTTACGCCAACTATGCCTCAAGATGTGCAACAGAGAGGATCACCGTCCTCAACCCTGCCAGCTTTGGCAAGCTAGTCCGCGTCCTGTTCCCTGGTCTAAAAACAAGACGACTCGGTGTCCGAGGAGAATCCAAGTACCACTATGTCAACTTTACCCTGATTGACGACGAGCCCGTGGCCCGAGAACCCTCAGTGCAGCCCACACGACCTCAACCAGAGGCCACCAGCATGACCCAGAGCTTCAA CACCGTCCCCGCTCCCTCACATACGAACCTAAGCCAAGGCGCCCTGCCTTCACCTCACATTGGCACCGAGCCTAAGAGCTCGTCGAGCCACCCCGACCTTCGATCACACAGCATATACAACCAACCAGATCTCGCAAGCCTCGACCATTTGCATACCACCACGACCAAGACCCAACTTGAGCTTGCGTTTCCCCCCGAGGTCGAGGAAGCGTTTGATATGTCGGAACCGctccctcttcctcagaTCGAATCATATCTCCCACATGGGACCGATCCCGATGCCGCCAAGTCCCTCTCTGCGTTGTACCGCTCGCACTGCACATCACTAGTAGAGTGCATCAGGTACTGCAGGGAGAAGAACTTCTTCCACCTGTACACCTCCTTCCAGGGTACCTTGACCATGCCTGTGCAAAAGCTGTTCGGAAACCCGGCCCTGGCCCCCTGGATCGAGGAGTGCGACTTTGTTCTCTATCAGCGAATGATGAGAATTGTGTCTGGCCTTACACTGCAGGTCGTCCCGAAGCCCGTTTTGGATACCCTGAGGACCATCTCAGAAAGACTGGTTATGCATATTCGAGATTCATTCCAGGGCCAACCCCAACACGTAGTTCGAGCAAAGGAGGCACCCGCAGCCATCTTTGCTGGCCTCCTGGACCGGGCATTGAGAACCAACTTGACCGCCCACGCTGCGGCAAACATGCTGTCGAACCCTGCCAACCGCGATCAGATGTATCTTGACTGGATCACCATGATCCGACCGCGGAAGCTTGCAGAGTGCGTGCCGACTCGAGGCATGGATGATGTGGTCAACGTGCTACTTACGGAGATGCGGGATCTGCTGGATCCTGTCAAGGTACCATGGGAAATGGAGTGCCTGACCATTTACGGAGATATCTCGTCACGCAGCAACCGTGAGACGGACGGTGAGGGAGCATCAGCCCAATCTGGGCAGAATGTGCTGGATCGCTGGGTCGACTTCCTGCGAAGCCTCCCTCGCAAGTTCCCTTATGCATCTCATGCGGATATTGTGTCGTGCGTCGAACGCATCGGAACAGCGGTGATGCGAGATCTCACTCTGTCCCAGGGTAAGAGCTTTGGGTCTTGGTGGGTGACAAAAGCGTTTCTGGACGAGATGATGTGCTTCATGGTGGCACAAGGAGGATTTATGAAGCAAAAGATGAGCCAAACAACAGGGGGCCCGACACCAACGCCTCCGCCAGCCACGCAAGAGACCGCAGGTAGTCGGCAAAATTCTCGGTACAACGGCAGCGCTGAAGAACTCGGCGTGAACACAGCGTCTCAGAACCAAGGAGAGCGAGCTCCGTTTCCACCGGCCAAGACCAACCAGAACAGTATGGGCATGAGCGGCAACGACGGGCTCGACGATAGCGGAATCGGGATTAGGACACCCGAGGAAGACTTTCCTATGGACAAGTTTAGCTTTACAGGATCAGAAAATCCAGACCACGGCCTATTAACAGGGACGGAGCTTGATCCTGGGGCGGGACTATGA